In one Streptomyces venezuelae genomic region, the following are encoded:
- a CDS encoding 4-(cytidine 5'-diphospho)-2-C-methyl-D-erythritol kinase: MSVTVRVPAKVNVQLAVGPARPDGFHDLANVFLAVGLYDEVTVTAADELRVTCEGPGADQVPLDRTNLAARAAELLAARHGIAPDVHLHIAKDIPVAGGMAGGSADAAGALVACDALWGTGASYGELNDICAELGSDVPFSLVGGAALGTGRGEKLDLLDVGGAFFWVFAVADGGLSTPAVYREFDRLTPDAPAPEASPALIAALRDGDVDALAATVTNDLQPAALSLFPSLRDTLAAGTTAGALAALVSGSGPTTAFLARDHESAVRVAEALRASGTCRTARVAQSPAPGATLL; the protein is encoded by the coding sequence GTGAGCGTGACGGTACGGGTCCCCGCGAAGGTCAACGTCCAGCTGGCGGTGGGCCCCGCGCGCCCCGACGGCTTCCACGACCTCGCCAACGTCTTCCTCGCCGTCGGCCTCTACGACGAGGTCACCGTCACCGCCGCCGACGAGCTGCGGGTGACCTGCGAGGGCCCCGGCGCGGACCAAGTCCCCCTGGACCGGACCAACCTGGCCGCCCGCGCCGCGGAACTCCTTGCCGCGCGCCATGGCATCGCCCCCGACGTGCACCTGCACATCGCCAAGGACATCCCCGTCGCCGGCGGCATGGCGGGCGGCAGCGCCGACGCCGCGGGCGCGCTCGTGGCGTGCGACGCACTGTGGGGGACAGGGGCGAGCTACGGCGAACTGAACGACATCTGCGCCGAGTTGGGCAGCGACGTGCCGTTCAGCCTGGTGGGAGGCGCCGCGCTCGGCACCGGACGCGGCGAGAAGCTGGATCTGCTGGACGTCGGGGGCGCCTTCTTCTGGGTGTTCGCCGTCGCCGACGGCGGACTCTCCACGCCCGCCGTGTACCGCGAGTTCGACCGGCTCACCCCGGACGCGCCCGCCCCCGAGGCCTCGCCCGCCCTGATCGCCGCCCTGCGCGACGGCGACGTCGACGCCCTCGCCGCCACGGTCACCAACGACCTGCAGCCCGCGGCGCTCTCCCTCTTCCCCTCGCTGCGCGACACTCTCGCGGCGGGCACGACGGCGGGCGCGCTCGCCGCGCTGGTCTCCGGGTCGGGTCCGACGACGGCGTTTCTCGCGCGGGACCACGAATCCGCGGTGCGGGTGGCGGAGGCGCTGCGTGCGTCCGGTACGTGCCGTACGGCGAGGGTCGCGCAGTCGCCGGCGCCGGGCGCGACGCTGCTGTAG
- a CDS encoding DUF4328 domain-containing protein: MNFTKPAAPPPFPPGPPPPPYPRYYVPIPPRPAPVAGLGTAAMVLFGGVSALALLRLIADFDLYDTLGRSWYAFHRDDDVGGFWAFAVLLLGIGFLAAIPVFLTWFNRVRTNAEVFAPGRHRQSPGMAIGAWFIPFANWWIPKQITDDIVAVSDPSGGARPTAYGHPWAYGHPAPYTRPGQGAVTAWWATWVASSVLSALGWLMLVAADEGDPGDGRAALLMFMLSDAALMAAGVCGIVMIRTITTMQDLRLGFTRLGTHMPPPPPAGPRHW; the protein is encoded by the coding sequence GTGAACTTCACGAAGCCCGCCGCGCCCCCGCCCTTCCCGCCCGGACCGCCCCCACCCCCCTATCCCCGGTACTACGTGCCGATCCCGCCCCGGCCCGCCCCGGTCGCCGGACTCGGGACGGCGGCGATGGTGCTGTTCGGGGGCGTCTCGGCGCTCGCGTTGCTGCGCCTGATCGCGGACTTCGATCTGTACGACACCTTGGGGCGCTCCTGGTACGCGTTCCACCGGGACGACGACGTCGGGGGCTTCTGGGCCTTCGCCGTGCTGCTGCTCGGCATCGGATTCCTCGCGGCGATCCCCGTCTTTTTGACGTGGTTCAACCGGGTGCGGACGAACGCGGAGGTCTTCGCCCCGGGACGGCACCGCCAGTCGCCGGGGATGGCCATCGGCGCGTGGTTCATACCGTTCGCCAACTGGTGGATACCGAAGCAGATCACCGATGACATCGTCGCGGTCAGCGACCCGTCGGGCGGCGCGCGGCCGACCGCGTACGGTCACCCCTGGGCGTACGGTCATCCCGCGCCGTACACCAGGCCCGGGCAGGGCGCCGTCACCGCGTGGTGGGCGACCTGGGTCGCGTCCAGCGTGCTGAGCGCGCTCGGCTGGCTGATGCTCGTCGCGGCGGACGAGGGGGATCCGGGGGACGGTCGCGCGGCCCTGCTGATGTTCATGCTCTCGGACGCCGCGCTGATGGCCGCCGGCGTCTGCGGCATCGTGATGATCCGGACGATCACGACCATGCAGGACCTCCGGCTCGGCTTCACCCGCCTCGGAACGCACATGCCGCCACCGCCTCCCGCGGGCCCGCGGCACTGGTGA
- a CDS encoding dolichyl-phosphate-mannose--protein mannosyltransferase, giving the protein MTSTASSPDTREGQAAEEQQPPWQRRLRRFGHVERPREDVRARLVPAYAQPSPRLWMTLGLSKRAADQVARWSGWAGPLLITLVAGVTRFWNLGNPKAVIFDETYYAKDAWALIHRGFEVNWPEKVNGDVLKQGSDIAIPHDAAYVVHPPVGKYVIGAGEWLFGFDPFGWRFMTAVLGTLSVLMLCRIGRRLFRSTFLGCLAGALLAVDGLHFVMSRTALLDQVLMFFVLAAFGCFLIDRDKARARLAAALPADEDGRVRPDAHVARTLRLGWRPWRWAAGLCLGLAFGTKWNGLYVMVFLCLMTVLWDVGARRVAGAVRPYRAVLRRDVLPAFVSTVPVALATYVVSWLGWILSPSDGTGGYYRNWAATAGKGGDWTWLPDWVRSLWHYEHAVYEFHVGLSSPHTYQSNPWSWIVDGRPVSYFYESPLPGKDGCPSDTTEKCAREVLALGTPLLWWAAAFALLYVLWRWAFRRDWRAGAILCGVLAGYLPWFFYQERTIFYFYAVVFVPFLCLAVAMTIGAILGPPGSTERRRVVGAAASGVLVLLILWNFIYFWPIYTGTAIPIDSWRSRMWLDTWV; this is encoded by the coding sequence GTGACCAGTACCGCGTCTTCCCCGGACACCCGCGAGGGCCAGGCAGCCGAGGAGCAGCAGCCTCCGTGGCAGCGGCGGCTGCGCAGATTCGGCCATGTGGAGCGGCCGAGGGAGGACGTGCGGGCGCGCCTCGTGCCCGCGTACGCACAGCCGAGCCCCCGCCTGTGGATGACACTCGGCCTGTCGAAGAGGGCCGCGGACCAGGTGGCGCGGTGGTCCGGCTGGGCCGGACCGCTGCTGATCACGCTCGTCGCCGGGGTGACCCGCTTCTGGAACCTCGGCAATCCGAAGGCCGTGATATTCGACGAGACGTACTACGCGAAGGACGCCTGGGCGCTCATCCACCGCGGTTTCGAGGTCAACTGGCCCGAGAAGGTCAACGGCGACGTCCTGAAGCAGGGCAGCGACATCGCGATCCCGCACGACGCGGCCTACGTGGTGCATCCGCCCGTCGGCAAGTACGTGATCGGTGCCGGCGAGTGGCTGTTCGGCTTCGACCCGTTCGGCTGGCGTTTCATGACGGCGGTGCTCGGCACGCTGTCGGTGCTGATGCTGTGCCGGATCGGGCGGCGGCTCTTCCGGTCGACGTTCCTCGGCTGCCTGGCGGGCGCGCTGCTCGCGGTGGACGGCCTGCACTTCGTGATGAGCCGCACGGCCCTGCTCGACCAGGTCCTGATGTTCTTCGTGCTCGCCGCGTTCGGCTGCTTCCTGATCGACAGGGACAAGGCGCGGGCGCGGCTCGCGGCCGCCCTGCCGGCCGACGAGGACGGGCGGGTGCGCCCCGACGCGCACGTCGCGCGGACGCTGCGCCTGGGGTGGCGGCCGTGGCGGTGGGCGGCCGGGCTCTGCCTCGGCCTCGCCTTCGGCACGAAGTGGAACGGCCTGTACGTCATGGTCTTCCTCTGCCTGATGACCGTCCTGTGGGACGTGGGCGCGCGCCGGGTGGCCGGTGCGGTGCGCCCCTACCGCGCGGTGCTGCGGCGGGACGTGCTCCCGGCGTTCGTGTCGACGGTGCCGGTGGCGCTGGCCACGTACGTGGTCTCCTGGCTCGGCTGGATCCTGTCTCCGTCGGACGGCACCGGCGGCTACTACCGCAACTGGGCGGCGACGGCGGGCAAGGGCGGCGACTGGACGTGGCTGCCGGACTGGGTGCGCAGCCTGTGGCACTACGAGCACGCGGTGTACGAGTTCCACGTGGGCCTCTCCTCGCCGCACACCTATCAGTCCAACCCGTGGAGCTGGATCGTCGACGGCAGGCCCGTCTCGTACTTCTACGAGTCGCCGCTGCCCGGCAAGGACGGCTGCCCCTCGGACACCACGGAGAAGTGCGCCCGCGAGGTCCTCGCCCTCGGTACGCCGCTGCTGTGGTGGGCGGCGGCCTTCGCGCTGCTCTACGTCCTGTGGCGGTGGGCGTTCCGCCGCGACTGGCGGGCGGGCGCGATCCTGTGCGGCGTCCTTGCGGGCTATCTGCCCTGGTTCTTCTACCAGGAGCGGACGATCTTCTACTTCTACGCGGTCGTCTTCGTGCCGTTCCTGTGTCTCGCGGTGGCGATGACGATCGGCGCGATCCTCGGCCCGCCGGGCTCCACCGAGCGGCGCCGGGTCGTGGGCGCGGCGGCCTCCGGCGTCCTGGTCCTGCTCATCCTCTGGAACTTCATCTATTTCTGGCCGATCTACACGGGCACCGCGATTCCGATCGATTCGTGGCGGTCGCGGATGTGGCTGGACACGTGGGTGTAA
- the rsmA gene encoding 16S rRNA (adenine(1518)-N(6)/adenine(1519)-N(6))-dimethyltransferase RsmA produces MSTEQGALLGPADIRELAAALGVRPTKQRGQNFVIDANTVRRIVRTAEVRPDDVVVEVGPGLGSLTLALLETAAHVTAVEIDDVLAEALPATVRARLPEKIASFGLVHSDAMLVGELPGPAPTALVANLPYNVAVPVLLHMLDTFPTIERTLVMVQAEVADRLAAGPGSRVYGVPSVKANWYAEVKRAGSIGRNVFWPAPNVDSGLVSLVRRAEPIKTTASKREVFAVVDAAFAQRRKTLRAALSGWAGSAAAAEAALVAAGVSPQARGEALTVEEFARIAEHKEAGA; encoded by the coding sequence GTGAGCACTGAGCAAGGCGCCCTCCTCGGCCCCGCCGACATCCGCGAGCTGGCCGCTGCCCTGGGCGTACGCCCGACCAAGCAGCGCGGCCAGAACTTCGTCATCGACGCCAACACCGTGCGGCGCATCGTCCGCACCGCGGAGGTCCGCCCGGACGACGTCGTCGTCGAGGTCGGCCCGGGCCTCGGGTCCCTGACCCTGGCCCTCCTGGAGACCGCCGCCCACGTCACGGCCGTGGAGATCGACGACGTGCTCGCCGAGGCGCTGCCGGCCACCGTCCGGGCCCGCCTCCCGGAGAAGATCGCCTCCTTCGGGCTCGTGCACAGCGACGCGATGCTCGTGGGCGAGCTGCCGGGCCCCGCGCCCACCGCCCTCGTCGCGAACCTCCCGTACAACGTGGCCGTCCCCGTCCTGCTCCACATGCTCGACACCTTCCCGACCATCGAGCGCACCCTGGTGATGGTGCAGGCCGAGGTCGCCGACCGGCTCGCCGCCGGGCCGGGCTCGCGGGTCTACGGCGTGCCGTCCGTGAAGGCCAACTGGTACGCGGAGGTGAAGCGCGCCGGATCCATCGGCCGCAACGTCTTCTGGCCCGCGCCCAACGTCGACTCCGGACTCGTGTCGCTGGTGCGCCGAGCCGAGCCGATCAAGACCACCGCGTCGAAGCGTGAGGTCTTCGCCGTCGTCGACGCCGCCTTCGCGCAGCGCAGGAAGACGCTGCGGGCCGCCCTCTCCGGATGGGCCGGGTCCGCCGCAGCCGCGGAGGCCGCGCTGGTCGCCGCCGGAGTCTCGCCCCAGGCACGCGGCGAGGCCCTCACCGTGGAGGAGTTCGCGCGGATCGCCGAGCACAAGGAGGCCGGCGCGTGA
- a CDS encoding penicillin-binding transpeptidase domain-containing protein — protein sequence MRRGAKTALVGGVFAVMVGGAGYGAYNLVSGVSGGDDSPRSEAAEVKTGPPSDDEVHETARKFLEAWAKGDAGQAAAYTNNSAAAEGALTGFREDAHLTKAKLVPKEASGARVPFSVSTTVSYKGKSKPFTYDSQLTVVRGKTTGRALVDWSEAVIHPSLEKGDTLVTGESATPPIQAVDRAGTVLRKKDYPSLGPILDQLREKYGESAGGKPGVELYVQHANEDAGTRSLVSLAPGKPGKLPTTLSASVQKAAEQAVLRSDESSVVAVKPSTGEVLAVANNRTDGFNAAFLGKVPPGSTMKIVSAAMLIDKGVTKANGTAPCPPSATWQSQTFNNLKGMTPNESATFSEDFARSCNTAFVKLIDEDGISDASLTEEARNNFGLGQDWQVGIPSFDGSVPESPGPNRAANAIGQGEVTMNPLNMASVTATAKTGTFRQPVIVPASLDDRQLATAQGLRASTAQQLRQMMNRTAVSGTGARAMAGLGSDIGAKTGSAEIGGQEVSDSWFTGYRGDVAAAALAQRGGHGGDAAGPIVAAVLGAG from the coding sequence GTGCGCAGAGGAGCAAAGACCGCGTTGGTCGGTGGGGTCTTCGCCGTGATGGTGGGGGGCGCCGGGTACGGCGCGTACAACTTGGTGAGCGGCGTGAGCGGGGGCGACGATTCGCCGCGGTCGGAGGCGGCCGAGGTGAAGACGGGACCGCCGTCGGACGACGAGGTCCATGAGACGGCCCGCAAGTTCCTGGAGGCCTGGGCGAAGGGCGACGCCGGGCAGGCCGCGGCGTACACGAACAACTCCGCGGCGGCCGAGGGGGCACTGACCGGATTCCGCGAGGACGCGCACCTCACCAAGGCGAAGCTCGTCCCGAAGGAGGCGTCCGGCGCCCGCGTGCCGTTCTCCGTCTCGACAACGGTGTCGTACAAGGGGAAGAGCAAGCCCTTCACGTACGACTCCCAGCTCACCGTCGTCCGCGGCAAGACCACCGGGCGCGCGCTCGTCGACTGGTCGGAAGCCGTCATCCACCCTTCGCTGGAGAAGGGCGACACCCTCGTGACGGGCGAGTCGGCCACCCCGCCCATCCAGGCCGTGGACCGCGCGGGCACCGTCCTGCGCAAGAAGGACTACCCCTCGCTCGGCCCGATCCTGGACCAGCTGCGCGAGAAGTACGGCGAGAGCGCGGGCGGCAAGCCGGGCGTGGAGCTGTACGTCCAGCACGCGAACGAGGACGCGGGCACCCGCTCCCTGGTCAGCCTCGCGCCGGGCAAGCCGGGCAAGCTGCCCACGACGCTCAGCGCGAGCGTGCAGAAGGCGGCGGAGCAGGCGGTCCTGCGCAGCGACGAGTCGTCCGTGGTCGCCGTGAAGCCGAGCACCGGTGAGGTCCTCGCGGTCGCCAACAACCGCACGGACGGGTTCAACGCGGCGTTCCTCGGCAAGGTCCCGCCCGGCTCGACGATGAAGATCGTCTCGGCGGCGATGCTCATCGACAAGGGCGTGACCAAGGCGAACGGCACGGCGCCGTGCCCGCCCTCCGCGACCTGGCAGAGCCAGACGTTCAACAACCTCAAGGGCATGACGCCCAACGAGTCGGCGACGTTCTCGGAGGACTTCGCGCGCTCCTGCAACACGGCGTTCGTGAAGCTCATCGACGAGGACGGCATATCCGACGCGTCGCTCACCGAGGAGGCGCGGAACAACTTCGGCCTCGGCCAGGACTGGCAGGTCGGCATCCCGTCGTTCGACGGCTCCGTCCCCGAGTCCCCCGGACCCAACCGCGCGGCGAACGCCATCGGCCAGGGCGAGGTCACGATGAACCCGCTGAACATGGCGTCGGTCACGGCGACGGCGAAGACGGGCACCTTCCGGCAGCCCGTGATCGTGCCGGCCTCCCTCGACGACCGCCAACTGGCCACCGCCCAGGGCCTGCGCGCGTCCACCGCCCAGCAGCTGCGTCAGATGATGAACCGCACGGCCGTCAGCGGCACCGGCGCACGCGCCATGGCGGGACTCGGCAGCGACATCGGCGCGAAGACCGGTTCGGCCGAGATCGGCGGCCAGGAGGTGTCGGACAGCTGGTTCACGGGATACCGGGGCGATGTCGCGGCCGCAGCGCTGGCCCAGCGGGGCGGGCACGGCGGCGACGCGGCGGGCCCGATCGTGGCGGCGGTGCTGGGCGCAGGGTAA
- a CDS encoding TatD family hydrolase: MPSKNADVPPPLPEPLRVAVADSHTHLDMQSGTVEEGLAKAASVGVTTVVQVGCDVRGSRWAAETAAAHDSVHATVALHPNEAPRIVLGDPDGWSRQGAREPGGDAALDEALGEIDALAALPHVLGVGETGLDHFRTGPEGMAAQERSFRAHIEIAKRHGKALVIHDREAHEDVLRVLKEEGAPERTVFHCYSGDADMARICAEHGYFMSFAGNVTFKNAQGLRDALAVAPLDLVLVETDAPFLTPAPYRGRPNAPYLIPVTVRAMAEIRGIDEDAMATAVSANTARAFAY, from the coding sequence ATGCCTTCGAAGAACGCCGACGTACCGCCGCCCCTGCCCGAACCGCTGCGGGTGGCGGTCGCCGACTCCCACACCCACCTCGACATGCAGTCGGGCACCGTGGAGGAAGGCCTCGCCAAGGCCGCGTCGGTCGGCGTCACGACGGTGGTCCAGGTGGGGTGCGACGTACGCGGTTCGCGGTGGGCGGCCGAGACCGCCGCCGCGCACGACAGCGTGCACGCCACCGTCGCCCTCCACCCCAACGAAGCGCCCCGGATCGTCCTGGGCGACCCCGACGGCTGGTCCCGGCAGGGCGCCAGGGAGCCCGGCGGCGACGCCGCCCTCGACGAGGCGCTCGGCGAGATCGACGCCCTCGCCGCCCTGCCGCACGTGCTCGGCGTCGGCGAGACCGGCCTCGACCACTTCCGCACGGGCCCCGAGGGCATGGCCGCCCAGGAGCGGTCGTTCCGCGCGCACATCGAGATCGCCAAGCGGCACGGCAAGGCGCTGGTCATCCACGATCGCGAGGCCCACGAGGACGTGCTACGCGTCCTGAAGGAGGAGGGCGCCCCCGAGCGCACCGTCTTCCACTGCTACTCCGGCGACGCCGACATGGCCCGGATCTGCGCCGAGCACGGCTACTTCATGTCCTTCGCGGGCAACGTCACCTTCAAGAACGCGCAGGGGCTGCGCGACGCGCTGGCCGTCGCCCCGCTCGATCTGGTCCTCGTGGAGACCGACGCGCCGTTCCTGACGCCCGCCCCGTACCGCGGACGGCCCAACGCCCCGTATCTCATTCCGGTCACGGTGCGCGCCATGGCCGAGATCCGCGGCATCGACGAGGACGCCATGGCCACGGCGGTCTCGGCGAACACGGCGCGCGCGTTTGCTTACTGA
- a CDS encoding resuscitation-promoting factor gives MSNSQYETYETTYEPQYGPPSYEPAYAVWQETSYSYQVAYEETLDSVPLAPEPERAPEPGPVVPAPGRAELRRGGRGRKSTRGAGHERSGAETGARAGTGAGGPDAMRRLVPQALVVAFLAGGTSAFVANDKAVQLIVDGKPRTLHTFADDVGELLADEGVDVGDHDIVAPASTTALASGDEIAVRYGRPVRLTLDGERRRVWTTARTVDGALRQLGVRAEGAHLSASRSSRIGRAGLALDVRTERTVTIMADGRERTIRTNAATVREAVAESGVTLRGQDTTSVAPDSFPRDGQTVTVMRVTGTREVREEQIPFDVERTEDPSLFRGTEVVAHAGRAGLRRVTYTVRTVNGVKQKPKRVGSEVVREPQQRVIKVGTKQMPMSVAGADDLNWSSLAHCESGGRPGAVDPSGTYGGLYQFDTRTWQGLGGSGRPQDAPAGEQTFRAKKLYVQRGASPWPHCGSRL, from the coding sequence GTGAGCAACTCGCAGTACGAGACGTACGAGACGACGTACGAACCGCAGTACGGCCCGCCGTCGTACGAGCCTGCCTACGCGGTGTGGCAGGAGACGTCGTACAGCTACCAGGTGGCGTACGAGGAGACGCTGGACAGCGTGCCGCTGGCTCCCGAGCCGGAGCGCGCGCCCGAGCCCGGCCCCGTGGTGCCCGCTCCCGGGCGGGCCGAGCTGCGGCGGGGCGGGCGCGGCAGGAAGTCCACGCGGGGCGCGGGCCACGAACGGTCCGGAGCCGAAACCGGGGCCAGGGCCGGGACCGGGGCCGGGGGACCCGACGCGATGCGGCGGCTGGTGCCGCAGGCCCTCGTCGTCGCGTTCCTCGCGGGCGGCACGTCCGCGTTCGTCGCCAACGACAAGGCCGTGCAGCTCATCGTCGACGGCAAGCCGCGCACCCTGCACACCTTCGCGGACGACGTCGGTGAACTCCTCGCAGACGAAGGCGTGGACGTCGGCGACCACGACATCGTCGCGCCCGCGTCCACCACGGCCCTGGCCAGCGGCGACGAGATCGCCGTCCGCTACGGCCGGCCCGTCCGCCTCACCCTCGACGGGGAGCGCCGCCGGGTGTGGACCACGGCGCGCACGGTGGACGGGGCGCTGCGGCAGCTCGGGGTGCGCGCGGAGGGCGCGCACCTGTCGGCGTCGCGCAGCAGCCGCATCGGCCGGGCGGGACTCGCCCTCGACGTCCGCACGGAACGCACCGTCACGATCATGGCGGACGGCCGGGAGCGGACGATCCGCACGAACGCGGCGACGGTGCGGGAGGCGGTCGCCGAGTCCGGGGTCACGCTGCGGGGCCAGGACACGACGTCGGTCGCTCCCGACAGCTTCCCGCGCGACGGGCAGACGGTGACGGTCATGCGCGTCACGGGCACGCGGGAGGTGCGGGAGGAGCAGATCCCGTTCGACGTGGAGAGGACCGAGGACCCGTCGCTCTTCCGCGGCACGGAGGTCGTGGCGCACGCGGGGCGGGCGGGACTCAGACGGGTCACGTACACGGTGCGCACGGTCAACGGCGTCAAGCAGAAGCCGAAGCGGGTCGGGTCCGAGGTGGTGCGGGAGCCGCAGCAGCGGGTGATCAAGGTCGGCACGAAGCAGATGCCGATGTCGGTCGCCGGGGCGGACGACCTCAACTGGAGTTCCCTGGCGCACTGCGAGTCGGGCGGGCGGCCCGGGGCGGTCGACCCGTCCGGCACGTACGGCGGCCTGTACCAGTTCGACACGCGGACCTGGCAGGGGCTCGGCGGCTCGGGCCGCCCCCAGGACGCCCCCGCGGGGGAACAGACGTTCCGGGCGAAGAAGCTCTACGTACAGCGAGGCGCCTCCCCCTGGCCCCACTGCGGCAGCAGGCTGTAG
- the rsmI gene encoding 16S rRNA (cytidine(1402)-2'-O)-methyltransferase gives MLAGTPIGDVADAPPRLAAELESADVVAAEDTRRLRRLTQALGVQVGGRVVSYFEGNETARTPELVEALVGGARVLLVTDAGMPSVSDPGYRLVAAAVEREVRVTAVPGPSAVLTALALSGLPVDRFCFEGFLPRKAGERLSRLKEVAEDRRTLVYFEAPHRIDDTLAAMAEAFGEERRAAVCRELTKTYEEVKRGSLKELAEWAADGVRGEITVVVEGAPEKSAAELGPDELVRRVRVREEAGERRKEAIAAVAAEAGLPKREVFDAVVAAKNADRGGPSAGKGLS, from the coding sequence GTGTTGGCAGGCACGCCCATCGGCGACGTCGCCGACGCGCCGCCGCGGCTCGCCGCCGAGCTGGAGTCGGCCGATGTCGTCGCCGCCGAGGACACGCGGCGCCTGCGCCGGCTCACCCAGGCGCTCGGCGTCCAGGTCGGCGGGCGGGTCGTCTCGTACTTCGAGGGCAACGAGACCGCGCGCACGCCCGAGCTGGTCGAGGCGCTGGTGGGCGGCGCGCGTGTGCTGCTCGTGACGGACGCGGGCATGCCGTCCGTCTCCGACCCCGGCTACCGGCTGGTCGCGGCCGCCGTGGAGCGGGAGGTGCGGGTGACGGCCGTGCCGGGCCCCTCGGCCGTGCTCACGGCGCTCGCCCTCTCCGGGCTGCCCGTCGACCGTTTCTGCTTCGAGGGCTTCCTGCCGCGCAAGGCGGGCGAGCGGCTCTCGCGCCTCAAGGAGGTCGCGGAGGACCGCAGGACGCTCGTCTACTTCGAGGCGCCGCACCGCATCGACGACACGCTCGCCGCGATGGCCGAGGCGTTCGGCGAGGAGCGCAGGGCCGCGGTCTGCCGCGAGCTGACCAAGACGTACGAAGAGGTCAAGCGCGGTTCGCTGAAGGAACTCGCCGAGTGGGCCGCCGACGGCGTACGGGGCGAGATCACGGTCGTCGTCGAGGGCGCGCCCGAGAAGAGCGCGGCCGAACTGGGCCCGGACGAGCTGGTGCGCAGGGTGCGGGTGCGCGAGGAGGCGGGCGAGCGACGCAAGGAGGCGATCGCCGCGGTGGCCGCTGAAGCGGGCCTTCCCAAACGGGAGGTGTTCGATGCCGTCGTGGCGGCAAAGAATGCGGATCGGGGCGGCCCATCGGCTGGCAAAGGACTATCGTGA